A genome region from Arachis duranensis cultivar V14167 chromosome 8, aradu.V14167.gnm2.J7QH, whole genome shotgun sequence includes the following:
- the LOC107462965 gene encoding uncharacterized protein LOC107462965 — protein sequence MTWSIELSQYDIRYEPRQAIKAQAMADFLVEVTGDPGEDMGTRWKLHVDGASNQTFGGAGIILESPIGVVYEQSVRFEFLISNNQAEYEALIGGLTLAAKVGARRLEVCSDSQVVTSQVNGSYQAKDPLLQKYLEKVKSLSQKFEEVTVQHVPRERNARADLLSKLASTKPGEGNRSLIQGMTREPAIALHITTLSSSWLDPITNFLEHGQVPGDEKDAAKLRREAAKYAVIQGQLFRKGLSQPLLKCLHPDQTDYVLKEVHEGCCGHHIGGKALARKLIRAGYYWPSMMADSKEFVKKCIKCQQNANFAKAPASELSVLTISRPFAQWGVDLLGPFPVGPGQVITRFGIPEVVISDNGTQFTDKKFTEFLSGLGIRQRFSSVEHPQTNGQVESANKVILSGLKKRLDNKKGAWADELASVLWSYRTTEQSSTKETPFRLTYGVDAVIPVEIGEPSPRLLLKGVEETVEKDLIDEARKMAHLTETALKQRIALRYNTKVLKREFEPDDLVLRRNDIGPPTPGEGKLAANWEGPYRVKKVMGKGAFKLERLDGKEVPRTWNADNLRRFYS from the exons ATGACTTGGTCCATCGAACTCTCTCAATATGACATACGGTACGAGCCCCGGCAAGCCATCAAGGCGCAGGCCATGGCGGATTTCTTGGTTGAGGTAACGGGAGATCCAGGCGAAGACATGGGTacacggtggaagctccatGTGGACGGAGCCTCCAACCAGACCTTCGGAGGTGCCGGGATCATCCTGGAAAGCCCGATTGGGGTTGTATACGAACAGTCGGTTAGATTTGAATTTCTCATCTCAAACAACCAAGCGGAATACGAAGCCCTCATAGGAGGCTTGACCCTAGCGGCGAAGGTCGGCGCAAGAAGACTGGAAGTATGCAGCGATTCCCAAGTCGTCACTTCCCAAGTAAACGGCAGCTACCAAGCCAAGGACCCCTTGTTGCAGAAGTACTTGGAAAAGGTTAAAAGCTTGAGCCAAAAGTTCGAAGAGGTCACGGTCCAGCATGTACCCAGAGAAAGGAATGCACGGGCAGACCTCCTATCAAAATTGGCCAGCACGAAGCCAGGGGAGGGGAACCGGTCTCTCATCCAAGGCATGACAAGGGAACCAGCAATTGCACTACACATAACAACCCTAAGTTCTTCATGGCTAGACCCCATCACCAACTTCCTAGAACACGGCCAAGTCCCTGGTGATGAAAAGGATGCGGCAAAATTGAGAAGAGAAGCGGCAAAATACGCCGTCATCCAAGGACAGCTGTTCAGGAAGGGGCTTAGCCAACCCCTACTGAAGTGCCTACACCCCGACCAGACGGACTATGTCCTCAAGGAAGTCCATGAGGGCTGCTGTGGGCACCACATCGGAGGCAAAGCCCTAGCAAGGAAGTTAATCCGAGCTGGGTACTACTGGCCGTCGATGATGGCAGATTCCAAAGAGTTTGTCAAAAAGTGCATAAAGTGCCAACAGAACGCCAACTTTGCCAAGGCACCGGCCTCCGAGTTAAGTGTGCTAACGATCTCCCGGCCGTTCGCTCAGTGGGGAGTCGACCTTTTAGGACCCTTCCCGGTCGGCCCTGGGCAG GTGATAACACGATTCGGGATACCAGAAGTCGTCATCTCGGACAATGGCACACAATTCACTGACAAGAAGTTCACGGAATTTCTTAGCGGCCTGGGTATAAGGCAAAGGTTCTCTTCGGTAGAACACCCTCAGACGAATGGACAAGTGGAGTCCGCCAACAAGGTTATCCTTTCAGGGttgaaaaagaggttggacAACAAGAAGGGTGCTTGGGCCGACGAGCTAGCGTCGGTCCTCTGGTCTTACCGAACAACCGAGCAGTCCTCCACCAAGGAAACACCTTTCCGATTAACATACGGGGTGGATGCGGTAATACCCGTAGAGATCGGTGAACCGAGTCCGCGATTGCTTTTGAAGGGAGTGGAAGAAACTGTAGAAAAGGACCTGATAGATGAAGCCCGGAAAATGGCCCATTTGACGGAAACGGCGCTAAAACAAAGAATAGCTCTGCGATACAACACCAAAGTGCTCAAGAGGGAATTTGAGCCTGacgacctcgtcctaaggcgGAACGATATCGGCCCGCCGACCCCCGGAGAGGGCAAGCTAGCGGCAAACTGGGAAGGTCCCTACAGAGTCAAAAAGGTGATGGGAAAAGGAGCCTTTAAGTTAGAAAGGCTCGATGGCAAGGAGGTCCCGAGGACATGGAACGCGGACAACCTTAGAAGATTCTACTCCTAG